The following proteins come from a genomic window of Streptococcus oralis:
- the glyQ gene encoding glycine--tRNA ligase subunit alpha, translated as MSKKLTFQEIILTLQQFWNDQGCMLMQAYDNEKGAGTMSPYTFLRAIGPEPWNAAYVEPSRRPADGRYGENPNRLYQHHQFQVVMKPSPSNIQELYLESLEKLGINPLEHDIRFVEDNWENPSTGSAGLGWEVWLDGMEITQFTYFQQVGGLATGPVTAEVTYGLERLASYIQEVDSVYDIEWADGVKYGEIFIQPEYEHSKYSFEISDQEMLLENFDKFEKEAGRALEEGLVHPAYDYVLKCSHTFNLLDARGAVSVTERAGYIARIRNLARVVAKTFVAERKRLGYPLLDEATRAKLLAEDAE; from the coding sequence ATGTCTAAGAAATTAACATTTCAAGAAATTATTTTGACTTTGCAACAATTTTGGAATGACCAAGGTTGTATGCTCATGCAGGCTTATGACAATGAGAAAGGTGCGGGGACAATGAGTCCTTACACTTTCCTTCGTGCTATCGGACCTGAGCCATGGAATGCGGCTTATGTAGAGCCATCACGTCGTCCTGCTGACGGTCGTTATGGGGAAAACCCTAACCGTCTTTACCAACACCACCAATTCCAAGTGGTCATGAAGCCTTCTCCATCAAATATCCAAGAGCTTTACCTTGAGTCTTTGGAAAAATTGGGTATTAATCCTTTGGAACACGATATCCGCTTCGTTGAGGACAACTGGGAAAATCCTTCAACTGGTTCAGCTGGTCTTGGATGGGAAGTTTGGCTTGATGGGATGGAAATCACTCAGTTCACTTATTTCCAACAAGTTGGTGGATTGGCAACTGGACCTGTGACTGCTGAAGTTACCTATGGTTTGGAACGCTTGGCTTCTTATATTCAGGAAGTAGACTCTGTCTATGATATTGAGTGGGCGGATGGTGTAAAATACGGAGAAATCTTCATCCAGCCTGAGTACGAGCATTCAAAATATTCATTTGAAATTTCGGATCAAGAGATGTTGCTGGAAAACTTTGATAAGTTTGAAAAAGAGGCTGGGCGTGCATTGGAAGAAGGCTTGGTTCACCCTGCCTATGACTATGTTCTCAAATGTTCACACACCTTTAACTTGCTTGATGCGCGAGGTGCCGTATCTGTAACTGAACGCGCAGGCTATATCGCTCGTATCCGTAACTTGGCCCGTGTCGTAGCCAAAACCTTTGTCGCAGAGCGCAAACGCCTAGGATACCCACTTTTGGATGAAGCAACACGAGCTAAACTCTTAGCAGAAGACGCAGAATAG
- a CDS encoding elongation factor Tu, with translation MDNLYLVKDDSQLVAFRDFVLRNTEKLEAYQSFLKNELAVYDLPQAVIWSGFNAATQIIREIPVPAYTNNKRMVMTPDLTVWKELYLYQLMDYECSQQTQAIKSHYHSLSENFLLQIVGHELAHWSEHFLDDFDGYDSYIWFEEGMVEYISRKYFLTEEEFQAEKICNQSLVELYQKKYGWHSLNDFGSSTYDKNYASIFYEYWRSFLTVDKLVENLGSVQAVFDSYHLWANTDKTLPLLNWFVQQKLIEKEI, from the coding sequence GTGGATAACCTTTATCTTGTAAAAGATGATAGCCAACTAGTTGCATTTCGTGATTTTGTATTAAGAAATACTGAAAAGTTGGAGGCTTATCAATCTTTTTTAAAGAATGAACTTGCAGTCTATGATTTACCACAAGCCGTCATTTGGTCAGGTTTTAATGCTGCTACACAGATTATTAGGGAAATTCCTGTTCCTGCCTATACAAATAATAAACGAATGGTTATGACGCCTGATTTAACTGTTTGGAAAGAGCTGTATTTGTATCAGTTGATGGACTACGAGTGTTCTCAGCAAACTCAAGCAATAAAAAGTCACTATCATTCTTTATCTGAAAATTTCCTCTTACAGATTGTAGGACATGAGTTAGCTCATTGGTCGGAGCATTTTTTAGATGATTTTGATGGTTACGACTCTTACATCTGGTTCGAAGAGGGGATGGTTGAATATATTAGTCGCAAGTATTTCTTGACAGAAGAGGAATTTCAAGCGGAAAAAATTTGTAATCAATCTCTCGTAGAACTTTATCAGAAGAAGTATGGTTGGCATTCATTGAATGATTTTGGTTCCTCTACTTATGATAAGAACTATGCAAGTATTTTTTACGAATACTGGCGTAGTTTTTTGACAGTAGATAAGTTGGTAGAAAATCTAGGTAGTGTACAAGCGGTCTTCGATTCTTATCATCTATGGGCAAACACAGATAAAACTCTTCCCTTGTTAAATTGGTTTGTTCAGCAGAAATTAATTGAAAAAGAAATATAA
- a CDS encoding aldo/keto reductase: protein MKSYILNNGVSIPVLGFGTWKAENGEVAYQAVLEALKAGYRHIDTAAIYKNEESVGRAIRDSGIPRQEIFVTTKLWNTNHSYEEAHQAFEQSMEKLGLDYLDLYLIHWPNPKPLRENDAWKTRNAEVWRAMEDLYQEGKIRAIGVSNFLPKHLDSLLETARIIPAINQVRLAPGVYQEEVVDYCREKGILLEAWGPFGQGELFEQKEVQEIAVKHGKSVAQIALAWSLVEGFLPLPKSVTASRIQSNLDCFGIELSTEEREILKTISVTSGAPRVDEMDF, encoded by the coding sequence ATGAAATCTTATATCCTTAATAACGGCGTTTCAATCCCAGTTTTAGGATTTGGGACGTGGAAAGCTGAAAATGGAGAAGTGGCCTACCAAGCCGTTTTAGAAGCCTTAAAGGCTGGTTACCGTCATATCGATACTGCAGCTATCTACAAAAATGAGGAGAGTGTTGGTCGCGCTATTCGAGATAGCGGTATTCCACGCCAAGAAATCTTTGTAACGACCAAACTCTGGAACACCAATCACAGCTATGAAGAAGCTCATCAAGCTTTTGAGCAATCAATGGAAAAATTGGGATTGGACTATCTAGATTTGTACCTTATCCATTGGCCAAATCCAAAACCACTAAGAGAAAATGATGCATGGAAAACCCGCAATGCTGAAGTCTGGAGAGCGATGGAGGACCTTTACCAAGAAGGTAAAATCCGTGCTATCGGAGTTAGTAATTTCCTCCCCAAGCATTTGGATTCCTTGCTTGAAACAGCAAGAATCATTCCAGCGATCAATCAGGTGCGCTTGGCACCAGGAGTTTATCAAGAGGAAGTGGTTGACTACTGTCGAGAAAAAGGAATTCTCTTAGAGGCCTGGGGACCTTTTGGTCAAGGTGAGTTGTTTGAACAGAAAGAAGTCCAAGAAATTGCTGTAAAGCATGGGAAATCAGTGGCTCAAATCGCCTTGGCTTGGAGTTTGGTAGAAGGTTTCTTACCTCTACCTAAGTCCGTGACAGCCTCTCGCATCCAGAGCAATCTTGACTGTTTTGGGATTGAACTCAGCACAGAAGAGCGAGAAATCTTAAAGACTATCTCGGTGACTTCTGGTGCACCACGTGTGGATGAGATGGATTTTTAG
- the pgdA gene encoding peptidoglycan-N-acetylglucosamine deacetylase PgdA gives MKKNREKRVSHDKKRNVLLVLVGILSLAMICLGGVIGHKILQKQSYEQKIETLKNEKDQQFNAGSQKDHFRKGQAEVIVYYPLQGEEVIAPVREKINQNIKEKLEDKEDLVFYYTEQLDPVLKGVVARNISKQVYDLSAAKVEEKEKTSLGKVHLTEDGKLFTLSQLFKDDSKAKELLLSQIKSTLEDKKLDQTKIDQVLKYFTDQDLASWSFDYKDSQIILYPANPGDTLEEIALPISSFFDVLESSYLLEKDAELYQAYFVQKNKKVVALTFDDGPNPSTTTQALDTLAKYNVKATFFVLGKNIAGNEDLLKRMKSEGHVVGNHSWDHPVLSKLSLEDAKKQITDTEDALTKVLGSSSKLMRPPYGAITDDIRNSLDLSFIMWNVDSLDWKSKNETAILTEIQHQVRNGSIVLMHDIHGATVNALPKIIEYLKEQGYTFVTIPELLNSRLKAHEMYYDRDQ, from the coding sequence ATGAAGAAAAATAGAGAGAAGCGTGTTTCCCACGATAAAAAGAGAAATGTATTACTTGTTTTAGTAGGTATTTTAAGTCTTGCTATGATCTGCCTAGGTGGCGTGATTGGTCACAAGATTTTGCAGAAACAATCCTATGAACAAAAAATTGAAACCTTAAAAAATGAAAAAGACCAACAATTCAACGCAGGCAGTCAGAAAGACCATTTCCGAAAAGGTCAAGCTGAAGTGATTGTCTATTATCCTCTTCAAGGGGAGGAAGTCATTGCGCCTGTTAGGGAAAAAATCAACCAGAATATTAAAGAAAAGCTGGAAGATAAAGAAGATTTGGTCTTTTATTATACCGAGCAATTAGATCCTGTTTTAAAGGGAGTTGTTGCTCGTAATATTAGTAAGCAAGTCTACGATTTGTCTGCAGCAAAGGTTGAAGAAAAAGAAAAGACGTCTTTAGGGAAAGTTCACTTGACAGAAGATGGTAAACTTTTTACACTTAGTCAACTTTTCAAAGATGATAGCAAGGCTAAGGAACTCCTGCTGAGTCAAATCAAATCAACTCTAGAAGATAAGAAACTTGACCAGACAAAAATTGATCAGGTCCTAAAATACTTTACAGACCAAGATCTGGCATCATGGAGCTTTGATTATAAAGATAGCCAAATCATCCTTTATCCTGCGAATCCAGGGGATACTCTGGAGGAAATTGCTCTACCAATATCCAGTTTCTTTGATGTATTGGAGTCCTCTTATCTATTAGAAAAGGATGCTGAGCTCTACCAAGCTTACTTTGTACAAAAAAATAAAAAAGTTGTAGCCTTGACTTTTGATGATGGTCCAAATCCATCTACAACTACACAAGCTTTGGATACATTGGCTAAGTACAATGTAAAGGCAACCTTCTTTGTACTTGGTAAAAACATTGCTGGCAATGAAGATCTTCTGAAACGAATGAAATCAGAAGGGCATGTTGTGGGAAATCATAGCTGGGATCATCCTGTCCTTTCTAAATTATCTCTCGAAGATGCTAAAAAGCAAATCACGGATACAGAAGATGCCTTGACCAAGGTTTTAGGATCGAGTTCTAAACTCATGCGTCCGCCTTATGGTGCCATTACTGATGATATCCGTAACAGTCTGGACTTGAGCTTTATCATGTGGAATGTGGATAGTTTGGACTGGAAGAGTAAGAATGAGACAGCCATTTTGACAGAGATTCAGCATCAGGTTCGTAATGGATCGATTGTTCTTATGCATGATATTCATGGCGCTACAGTTAATGCTCTTCCAAAGATTATAGAATATCTGAAAGAGCAAGGTTATACATTTGTGACTATTCCAGAATTGCTTAATTCTCGATTGAAAGCTCACGAAATGTATTATGACCGTGATCAATAA
- the ezrA gene encoding septation ring formation regulator EzrA encodes MSNGQLIYLMVAIAVILILAYVAAIFLRKRNVSRLTALEERKEELYNLPVNDEVEAVKNMHLIGQSQVTFREWNQKWVDLSLNSFADIENNLFEAEGYNNSFRFFKAAHQIDQIESQIDLIEEDIAAIRNALSELEKQESKNSGRVLHALDLFESLQHTVAENSEQYGKALPEIEKQLENIQSEFSQFVTLNSSGDPVEAAAILDSTENHILALTHIVDRVPALVETLTKELPEQLEDLEEGYRKLLDANYHFTETDIESRFQLLHESLKNNQENIRQLELDNAEYENTQIQEEINALYDIFTREIAAQKVVESLLSTLPTYLNHLKENNQVLVQDLERLNKTYLLPESDGNHVRRLQAELSGLDTAITEATEDQTEPTQAYSVLEEQFNSLQSNLKDIEDEQVSVSERLSQIEKDDINARQKANVYVNRLHTIKRYMEKRNLPGIPQSFLKLFFTASHNTEDLMAELEQPQVNIESVKRILEIATHDMEALETETYNIVQYATLTEQLLQYSNRYRSFDERIQQAFNEALEIFEKEFDYKASFEKISQALEVAEPGVTNRFVSSYEKTREAIRF; translated from the coding sequence ATGTCTAATGGACAATTAATTTATCTAATGGTTGCGATTGCAGTCATTTTGATTCTAGCTTATGTAGCGGCAATCTTCCTACGTAAGCGTAATGTAAGTAGATTGACGGCCCTCGAGGAAAGAAAAGAAGAACTCTACAACCTTCCTGTAAATGATGAGGTTGAAGCGGTTAAAAACATGCATTTGATTGGTCAAAGTCAGGTAACCTTCCGTGAATGGAATCAAAAATGGGTTGATTTATCCCTTAACTCATTTGCTGATATAGAAAATAACCTCTTTGAGGCTGAAGGCTATAATAATTCTTTTCGCTTTTTCAAAGCGGCTCATCAAATCGATCAAATCGAAAGTCAAATTGATTTAATTGAAGAAGACATTGCGGCGATTCGCAATGCGCTTTCAGAACTTGAAAAACAAGAGTCTAAGAATAGCGGACGTGTTCTGCATGCTTTGGACTTATTTGAAAGTCTGCAACATACTGTAGCAGAAAATTCGGAACAGTATGGTAAAGCCCTTCCTGAAATTGAGAAACAATTGGAAAATATCCAGTCAGAGTTTTCTCAATTTGTAACCTTGAACTCTTCAGGTGACCCAGTTGAGGCTGCAGCAATTCTTGATTCAACTGAAAATCATATTCTCGCTTTGACACATATCGTTGATCGAGTTCCAGCTCTTGTTGAAACCTTGACAAAGGAACTGCCAGAACAATTGGAAGATTTGGAGGAAGGCTACCGTAAACTCTTAGATGCTAATTATCACTTCACTGAAACGGATATCGAGTCACGCTTCCAACTTTTACATGAATCCTTGAAAAATAATCAAGAAAACATCCGCCAGTTGGAATTGGACAATGCGGAGTATGAAAATACACAAATCCAAGAAGAGATTAATGCGCTCTATGATATTTTCACGCGTGAAATTGCTGCTCAAAAAGTTGTTGAAAGTCTCCTTTCAACGCTTCCAACCTATCTCAATCACTTGAAAGAAAATAATCAGGTTTTGGTTCAGGATCTTGAACGCTTAAATAAAACCTATCTTCTCCCAGAAAGTGATGGGAACCATGTCCGCCGTCTTCAAGCTGAATTGTCAGGTCTTGATACCGCAATCACAGAGGCAACTGAAGATCAGACAGAACCTACTCAGGCTTACTCTGTTTTAGAGGAGCAGTTTAATTCACTTCAAAGTAATCTAAAAGACATTGAAGACGAGCAAGTTTCTGTTAGTGAACGCCTATCTCAAATCGAAAAAGACGACATCAATGCTCGTCAGAAAGCCAATGTTTATGTGAATCGTTTGCATACCATTAAACGGTATATGGAAAAGAGAAACTTGCCGGGTATTCCTCAAAGTTTCTTGAAACTTTTCTTCACTGCAAGCCATAACACAGAAGATCTGATGGCAGAGTTAGAGCAACCACAAGTGAATATTGAATCCGTTAAACGAATTCTTGAAATTGCGACCCATGACATGGAGGCTCTTGAAACAGAAACCTACAATATTGTTCAATATGCGACCTTGACGGAGCAACTCTTGCAGTATTCAAACCGTTACCGTTCATTTGATGAGCGTATACAGCAAGCTTTCAATGAAGCGCTTGAAATTTTTGAAAAAGAATTTGACTACAAGGCATCATTTGAGAAGATTTCTCAGGCCTTGGAAGTTGCAGAACCAGGAGTCACAAATCGCTTTGTTTCTTCTTATGAAAAAACACGTGAAGCGATTCGCTTCTAA
- the gyrB gene encoding DNA topoisomerase (ATP-hydrolyzing) subunit B yields the protein MTEEIKNQQAQDYDASQIQVLEGLEAVRMRPGMYIGSTSKEGLHHLVWEIVDNSIDEALAGFASHIQVFIEPDDSITVVDDGRGIPVDIQEKTGRPAVETVFTVLHAGGKFGGGGYKVSGGLHGVGSSVVNALSTQLDVHVHKNGKIHYQEYRRGHVVADLEVVGDTDKTGTTVHFTPDPEIFTETTTFDFDKLNKRIQELAFLNRGLRISITDKREGLEQTKHYHYEGGIASYVEYINENKDVIFDTPIYTDGEMDDITVEVAMQYTTGYHENVMSFANNIHTHEGGTHEQGFRTALTRVINDYARKNKLLKDNEDNLTGEDVREGLTAVISVKHPNPQFEGQTKTKLGNSEVVKITNRLFSDAFSDFLMENPQIAKRIVEKGILAAKARVAAKRAREVTRKKSGLEISNLPGKLADCSSNNPAETELFIVEGDSAGGSAKSGRNREFQAILPIRGKILNVEKASMDKILANEEIRSLFTAMGTGFGAEFDVTKARYQKLVLMTDADVDGAHIRTLLLTLIYRYMKPILEAGYVYIAQPPIYGVKVGSEIKEYIQPGADQEIKLQEALARHSEGRSKPTIQRYKGLGEMDDHQLWETTMDPEHRLMARVSVDDAAEADRIFDMLMGDRVEPRREFIEENAVYSTLDV from the coding sequence ATGACAGAAGAAATCAAAAATCAACAGGCACAGGATTATGATGCCAGTCAAATTCAAGTTTTAGAAGGTCTGGAAGCCGTTCGTATGCGTCCAGGTATGTATATTGGGTCGACTTCAAAAGAAGGTCTTCACCATCTAGTTTGGGAAATTGTTGATAACTCAATTGACGAGGCACTAGCTGGATTTGCAAGTCATATCCAAGTTTTTATAGAGCCAGATGATTCCATTACCGTTGTGGATGACGGCCGTGGAATTCCTGTTGACATTCAGGAAAAGACAGGACGTCCCGCTGTTGAGACAGTCTTTACGGTTCTTCACGCTGGAGGAAAATTCGGCGGTGGTGGATATAAGGTATCAGGTGGTCTTCACGGTGTGGGTTCATCAGTAGTAAATGCCCTCTCAACGCAACTAGACGTTCATGTTCACAAAAATGGCAAAATTCACTACCAAGAATACCGTCGTGGTCATGTTGTTGCTGATCTTGAGGTTGTTGGAGATACAGATAAAACGGGAACAACAGTTCACTTCACACCAGACCCAGAGATTTTTACAGAAACAACGACCTTTGATTTTGACAAATTAAACAAACGTATTCAAGAATTAGCCTTTTTGAACCGAGGACTTCGAATTTCAATCACAGATAAGCGTGAAGGTCTCGAACAAACCAAACATTATCACTATGAAGGTGGGATTGCTAGCTACGTTGAATATATCAATGAGAACAAGGATGTTATCTTTGATACGCCAATCTACACAGACGGTGAGATGGATGATATCACAGTTGAAGTAGCCATGCAGTACACAACTGGTTACCACGAAAACGTCATGAGTTTCGCCAATAATATTCATACCCATGAAGGTGGAACACATGAGCAAGGTTTCCGTACTGCTCTGACGCGTGTTATCAACGATTATGCCCGCAAAAATAAATTGCTAAAAGACAATGAAGACAACCTGACAGGGGAAGATGTTCGTGAAGGCTTGACCGCCGTTATCTCTGTGAAACATCCAAATCCACAGTTTGAAGGACAAACCAAGACTAAATTGGGAAATAGCGAAGTAGTTAAGATTACCAATCGTCTCTTTAGCGATGCCTTTTCTGATTTCCTCATGGAGAATCCGCAGATTGCCAAGCGCATCGTGGAAAAAGGGATTTTGGCTGCCAAGGCTCGTGTGGCTGCCAAGCGTGCGCGTGAAGTCACTCGTAAGAAATCTGGCTTGGAAATTTCCAATCTGCCAGGAAAACTAGCGGATTGTTCTTCAAATAACCCTGCGGAAACAGAACTCTTCATCGTCGAAGGAGATTCGGCTGGTGGATCAGCTAAATCAGGTCGTAACCGTGAGTTCCAAGCTATTTTACCAATTCGTGGTAAAATCTTGAACGTTGAAAAAGCTAGCATGGATAAAATTCTTGCCAACGAAGAAATTCGGAGCCTTTTCACGGCTATGGGAACAGGATTCGGTGCAGAATTTGATGTCACTAAGGCTCGTTACCAAAAACTTGTTTTGATGACCGATGCCGATGTTGATGGTGCTCATATTCGAACCCTCCTTTTGACCCTGATTTACCGCTATATGAAACCAATTCTAGAAGCTGGCTATGTCTACATTGCCCAACCGCCAATCTACGGAGTAAAAGTTGGAAGTGAGATCAAAGAATACATCCAGCCTGGTGCAGATCAAGAAATTAAACTCCAAGAAGCCTTAGCACGTCACAGTGAAGGGCGTTCAAAACCAACCATCCAACGTTATAAAGGTCTGGGAGAAATGGATGACCACCAATTGTGGGAAACCACCATGGATCCAGAACATCGCTTGATGGCGCGTGTTTCGGTAGATGATGCTGCTGAAGCAGATAGAATCTTTGATATGTTGATGGGGGACCGAGTTGAACCTCGCCGTGAATTTATCGAAGAAAATGCCGTTTACAGTACCCTTGACGTCTAA
- a CDS encoding HAD-IA family hydrolase: MKYHDYIWDLGGTLLDNYETSTAAFVETLAQYGIEQEHDCVYEALKVSTAFAIEKFAPDIEDFLENYKENEARELEHPVLFEGIPELLKDISDKGGRHFLVSHRNDQVLELLAKTQIANYFTEVVTASSGFKRKPDPESMIYLRDKYHITSGLVIGDRNIDVEAGKAAGLDAYLFDNVATLRQAIDM; this comes from the coding sequence ATGAAATATCACGACTACATATGGGATTTAGGTGGCACCCTATTGGATAATTACGAGACTTCTACAGCAGCCTTTGTAGAAACCTTAGCCCAATACGGAATAGAGCAAGAACACGACTGTGTATACGAAGCCTTGAAGGTTTCTACAGCTTTTGCCATTGAGAAGTTTGCCCCAGATATCGAGGATTTTTTAGAGAACTACAAAGAAAATGAAGCACGTGAGCTAGAGCATCCAGTTCTGTTTGAGGGAATTCCGGAGTTACTCAAAGACATCTCTGACAAGGGTGGTCGCCATTTTTTGGTTTCTCATAGAAATGACCAAGTGCTAGAACTTCTTGCTAAGACCCAGATAGCCAACTACTTCACCGAGGTGGTGACCGCCAGTTCTGGCTTTAAACGAAAACCAGATCCTGAGTCTATGATTTATTTACGTGATAAATATCATATTACATCCGGTTTGGTCATCGGAGATAGAAATATTGATGTAGAAGCAGGTAAAGCTGCAGGCTTAGATGCCTATCTTTTTGACAATGTTGCAACATTGAGACAAGCAATAGACATGTAA
- a CDS encoding DJ-1 family glyoxalase III produces MAKVAVILANGFEEIEALTVVDVLRRANIYCDMVGFEEQVTGSHGIQVKADRVFDGDLSDYDLLVLPGGMPGSANLRDNQALISEIQAFNQEGKKISAICAAPIALHQAGVLKDKHFTCYDGVQEQITDGIYQKQTVVVDGNLTTSRGPSTALAFAYELVEQLGRDAESLRIGMLYRDVFENQQ; encoded by the coding sequence ATGGCAAAAGTAGCAGTTATCTTAGCAAATGGCTTTGAAGAAATCGAAGCCTTGACAGTAGTTGATGTCTTGCGTCGAGCAAACATTTACTGTGATATGGTTGGGTTTGAGGAGCAAGTGACAGGATCACATGGCATTCAGGTGAAAGCCGATCGTGTCTTTGATGGTGATTTATCCGACTATGACTTGCTCGTTCTTCCAGGTGGCATGCCTGGATCAGCAAATCTACGGGATAATCAAGCCCTCATTTCTGAGATCCAAGCCTTTAATCAAGAAGGAAAGAAGATTTCGGCTATCTGCGCAGCCCCAATCGCCCTCCATCAAGCAGGTGTCCTGAAAGACAAGCACTTCACCTGTTATGACGGTGTTCAAGAGCAAATTACTGACGGGATTTACCAAAAGCAAACAGTGGTTGTGGATGGCAATCTAACAACTAGCCGAGGGCCGTCAACCGCCCTAGCCTTTGCCTATGAATTGGTGGAGCAGTTGGGCCGAGATGCCGAAAGTTTACGAATCGGCATGCTCTATCGGGATGTCTTTGAAAATCAACAATAA
- a CDS encoding FtsW/RodA/SpoVE family cell cycle protein yields MKRSFDSRVDYSLLLPVFCLLVIGVMAIYIAVSHDYPNNVLPILGQQIAWIALGLVIGFVVMFFNTEFLWKVTPYLYGLGLALMVLPLVFYNPSLVASTGAKNWVSIGGTTLFQPSEFMKISYILMLARVIVQFTQKHKEWRRTIPLDFLLIGWMIAFTIPVLLLLALQSDLGTALVFVAIFAGMVLLSGVSWKIIVPVFATGVTAVAGFMAIFISKDGRAFLHQIGMPTYQINRILAWLNPFDFAQTTTYQQAQGQIAIGSGGLFGQGFNVSNLLIPVRESDMIFTVIAEDFGFIGSVFVIALYLLLIYRMLKITLRSNNQFYTYISTGFIMMLLFHIFENIGAVTGLLPLTGIPLPFISQGGSAIISNLIGVGLLLSMSYQTNLAEEKSGKVPFKRKKVVLKQIK; encoded by the coding sequence ATGAAACGTTCCTTCGACTCTCGAGTCGATTATAGTCTCCTTCTACCAGTGTTTTGTTTACTGGTGATAGGAGTAATGGCCATTTATATAGCAGTTAGCCATGACTATCCCAATAATGTACTTCCAATTCTAGGTCAGCAAATCGCCTGGATTGCTTTGGGGCTTGTCATTGGGTTTGTCGTCATGTTCTTCAATACCGAGTTTTTATGGAAGGTGACTCCCTATCTTTATGGCTTAGGTTTGGCTTTGATGGTTCTCCCCCTTGTTTTTTACAATCCGAGTTTAGTAGCTTCTACGGGTGCTAAAAACTGGGTGTCAATTGGGGGAACGACACTCTTTCAACCATCTGAGTTCATGAAGATTTCCTATATCTTGATGTTGGCTCGAGTCATTGTACAATTCACTCAAAAACACAAGGAATGGCGACGGACTATTCCGTTGGATTTCCTATTGATTGGTTGGATGATTGCCTTTACCATCCCAGTCTTGCTCCTCTTAGCCTTACAAAGTGACTTAGGGACTGCCTTGGTCTTCGTAGCTATTTTTGCAGGAATGGTGCTCCTTTCAGGTGTTTCATGGAAGATTATCGTTCCAGTTTTTGCGACAGGAGTGACTGCAGTTGCAGGCTTCATGGCCATCTTTATAAGCAAGGATGGACGTGCTTTCTTGCACCAGATTGGAATGCCGACCTACCAGATTAACCGTATTTTGGCTTGGCTCAATCCCTTTGACTTCGCACAAACAACAACTTACCAACAGGCGCAGGGGCAAATTGCTATTGGAAGTGGTGGCTTATTTGGACAAGGTTTCAATGTGTCCAATCTCCTCATTCCAGTACGTGAGAGTGATATGATTTTCACAGTGATTGCTGAAGATTTTGGCTTCATTGGTTCAGTCTTTGTCATTGCTTTGTACTTACTTCTTATCTATCGTATGTTGAAGATTACGCTCAGATCAAATAATCAGTTCTATACCTATATTTCGACTGGTTTTATCATGATGCTACTCTTCCATATCTTTGAAAATATCGGTGCCGTAACAGGCCTACTTCCTTTGACAGGGATTCCTCTGCCATTCATTTCTCAAGGGGGGTCAGCAATTATTAGTAACCTCATCGGAGTCGGTCTCCTCTTGTCTATGAGTTACCAGACTAATCTAGCAGAGGAGAAAAGTGGAAAAGTTCCTTTCAAACGAAAGAAAGTCGTCTTAAAACAAATCAAATAA